The Falco rusticolus isolate bFalRus1 chromosome 14, bFalRus1.pri, whole genome shotgun sequence sequence TACAGCTACTTAACTGGCTCTGCTTTAATTGCCTCTGAAAGCCACTCAGAAAGGATTTCTCTTACACCCCTTCAATTTAAAACCAGGAACAGAAATATGTAAGCACTAACCTGCATCCATTTAGATAATGGGGGTTCTGTGGGTGAGCCAGTAAGGCAGATACTTTATAGGGAACCGCTTGGTACTTGGAATGCGGGGTGATGTGAGCACATGGGCACAGCTGCCACTGGAGGATGGCTAGCACAGCCTGCAGGGTGGGCTATAGAGCTCTGCAGTTCGGCAGAGGAtgcaccacccacccccccgaATGTGACTCAAGGCCGCAGGCACCAGAAGCCAGACCCCAACCCAAAGGCACCCCCGGGCCAGAGGGGAGGCACTGTGTCCCACCCTCTCCTGGCTGCAAGCTGGctccctccagcacccagctcctctccccctGTGGACTGTCATTAGCCACAGACAGCTGGCTCAGTAGACATTTATTTATCAGCACAGGCTTCTCCATCTCTAACACCCATGACTCTGTGCTATCTAAAAGGCAAGGGTCCCCTTAGTACAATCCCTCATTACAGCAAGCCACATTCTCAAGCCACACTACCTCACACTCCACAGACTGCAGCTAATTTGCTCCATACTGCTGAATTCCACCTGAACTTCAGCTTTCTCCTTCACTGTTGCCACATTTGCCCAGACAAAACTGCCATTGCACCACGATGGGGGAAGCAGTCCCTGCCTTTTTCTGTCCCAATGGTAAACTCCAGCTCACACAGGACTGCATCCTTGGCTTGGCTCACAGCAATAACACAGCAACAGCTCAGCTCTAGTGATAACTTcaataaaatttatttgaaagaaagagcaaaCCACACCACAGATCACCACAGCATCCTTGACCCTGTTGCAGAAGGAGCTGCACAGGTGCTGAGTGAGGTACAGcccttcacacacacagactgaACTGCAGTGCAGGGAAGTTACGAGGACACTCTGCAGCACTTGGAAAACCTCCTAGCACAAGACACAAGATGTCCAATATCAAAGCACATTGCCTGGGGTGCAGAGAGCAGAAGGATGTGTCACAGCAAGGCTGATGGTGAGGCAACAACAGCCGTTGTCATGGTCCTTGATTGAGCTCTCACACCATGACATGTACAGCCCTGAATTTGTGTCTGTCCTATTACTCATCAAAAACAGCAATTCAAatctaaaataacattttcttttctgtattcacAACTGATTCACAAAAATGAGAAGATTATCTTTCCCCTTTAAGATTAATGATTTTAAAGGCTCACAGTTTCTTGGGAGACAATTCCCAACTCTGCTCTAGCAATGGAGCAAGACTGGAATCTGGCCTAAGCTAGTCTGCTGAGAAAGACCAAGTGGAGTTTTtcctggagagaagaaaatagagTAAGTATCTCCTCTATCTCAGGGAACAGGAGTATTTTTAGAAGGACCTTTTTACTCTTGTTACTTGTCTTCAGACAGTTCAAAGGCTCCTTGGATCTTTCCTGGatggatttttcctttacagggTGCTGAGGAGGACATATGAAGAGGTCAGTGCTCCAGCCTTCCCTCGTCAACTTCTAGAATTACAGTGTATGACTGAAATGACGCCGCCAAATCTTTGCTGTAGACAGTAATCCAGCCTCTGCTCCAAGCACACAGCCCAAAGTTTGTACATGGCTTTTATAGCTCTGAATTCTTTTTAGACATGAGTTTGAATCCGTCATCCAGGATGGACCTCCGATTGCGTCTTAACTTCTTTTGTCTCTCGAGATAGACAACTACTCCCAGGAGGAAGCAGGCGACCAGCAACAGCACTATTCCTGCAACAGCTAGAGTGATGACTGTGGCCTCAATCTGCCCTGGAGCCAACTTAGCTCCAAAAAGCATGATTTTCTGGGACTCATCCTTATCCTCAGGTAGCAACtctgagaaacaaacaaaaagacagtTCCAATGAAAGCCAGAAATACCACAACTGAAATgttccaagaaataaaaagggagtCATAGAAAGACCTAATGCAATGAAAGCAAGTCAAAGGAGACCCAGCCACCATGCAGTAACAGATCCTCATCCCTGAGGTCACACAGAAATTTGAGAATGAATGGTTCTTTCCCTGAGCCATTCCATCCCAGGACCTCACCATGTCTCACAGGTATTCAGCCCAATCAGGAAGGCAAATTGAGGCTGTATGAGGAATCAGTGGCTGGGCTTGGAACAGAATGGAGATGAAAATGTGCATCTGGaccagagctgctctgagctCCCCACACATGGCTGTTGTCCTAATCATCACTTTTTAGAGTGCACTTGCTCAGTCATGCCAGTGGCGAGTCACTTAAGATCCTGAGCTCTCTTGTATTTCcacacagaggcagcagcaagctCTTGAGAGAAGTGGCTATTTGCACAGGTAACAACTGTTCATCAAGGCTTTTGCCTGGTAAGCATATACAGGTTGATGCCCGAGTGTGgtataaaaccaaattatttaatattgtCACTACTGCTCCAAGACATTTCCTACTCTTCTTTACACTCATTTTGAGTGACAAAAACAtcacagggaaggaaatgacTAAAGTATCAGTAGAGAAAGACTGAAGACTTGTAAGGCTGTCTTTTCATCTGGCCCAAGCTGGCTCTGAAATCAGCTCAGCTGGATTTattcacagcagctgaaggagttgtggaaaaagatgaaaaatcagaaaatagaTCACCACCATAAACTATTCTGACTTTTACCCCAGAAAACTTTAAAGGGTTCTTATCTATTACTCCCCTTCTCCTTGATGCTGCTCAACCAAGTATCTTCTCAcatctgttctttaaaatatctgaaagacCCAGGGCACGTGCTTAGGCTCTTTTCTTGGGGCAAGAACAGACCAGAAGGCAAATGTGCTTGTTTGCATGCTAACTGAGCTCCTTTAACTAGTAATGGTGAATGTTGAAATTCCTTAAACCACAGTCACTGACAGTCCAGGAAGGGAGGACAACTAATCTAAGACGCCCCTTGGGTTttgaaagggagaagaaaagtcTCCTCCTTTGCAATGCCATCCTTTAAAACCCTCTGAATCTCTGCCAGTTTCTAAGCTTGCACTCTCCTCTGAAGATGAATCCTTCCATCCATCCATAGCACATCTAACAGGATGCAAGACCACTAAACTTTTTCATCTAACATGGTCAAACAAGCCCAACAAGTGCAGCTTCCTTATTCTTATCATCAGAGCACAGACATTTGGAGGACAGAAACTAAACTGGAACCCTCCCTGTTATCCATCGGCAGCCAGGCCTCAGACTGACCCGCTGGCCAgcctgggaggggagaggctgTAAGCAGCATTGATGCTCCTCCCTTCTCCTACAGATCTGAATCACCCTGCTGAGCAGAgatctccctccctcctccgcctcacacacacagacagtATTTAGCAGGGCAACACACACTGTACCTGCACTGTAGTGTATGACTTCAGGCTCTGgctctgaaaggaaagaaaaagggggtgAGAAAGTGTTGGGCTGAACAGGTAAAGTCCAGAACATGGCACATTTGGCAAGGATCAGATCCAGAGGCAGCATTGTTTTCCAGGgtttgcaggttttcttttctcctgtcaATGCTTTCACTCTCCACATTACATCAAGAGTGGTTTTGTATTACCTGCTTCAAAAGCAGGCCCACTTCTGCTGCACAACCCTTTATggctttcaaagaaaagcacaaagtcTCTGAGCACGTGGTGGGCTGACGTGGCTGGCAGGGTTGCTCGCTCAcccctcagtgggatgggggaggcaatcagaagggcaaaagcaaggaaaaaacgTGTGCGTTGAgctaaaaacaatttaataagtgaagggaagggggaacaaacccaaaacaaaacccccaaaaaacccaagtgacGCAAAAGCAATCAGTAGCCACCAGCAGACCAACGCCCAGGGAGTCCCTGAGTGACAGCTACTTTGGAAAAAGTCCCCCcctatttttattgctgagtaTGATGTTATATGacatggaatatcccttggtcagttcaggtcagctgtgtCCCTCCCCTGCCTCTTGCCCACCCCAACCCACAAGTGAGAAACATAGACCTTGATGttgtgcaagcactgttcaCCAACAGCTAAACACTGCTATTATCAATTCTGTTTTGGTAACAAATCTAAAATACAGCACCATACGGgcttctaagaagaaaattaactccatgGCAGCCAAACCCAGCATGGAATGTCACTCACCTCTGAGCAAGTTTCCTGGTGAAATGAGAAGCCTTAGGATGTGCATTTAGATTGCAGGTAATATTCTTTGTAAGAAAAGTTACTAGCTGATGACTGAACATTGTTTCTCAGATACAAGCTAAAATGAAACTCATAATAATAATGTAGGCAAAGTAAACCCCAGAAACCAATTTGTTATTAATTCCAGCTGCAGGTATTACCATATTCAAAGGGAACAACTTCAATTAGTAGTAGTTATCTGCTCAATTAAATGGCTACTTACAGTATGTAAAAGAGGTGTAAGTATGATGCAAACACTCAGAATTTAGCAGCAGTAGTAGAAAGTGCTGTTAGATGTTTTATGGTAGCAATCAGTGACAGCTCCTTACCTGGTCTAGGCAAGACTGTGAAGAGTATCTCCATACCAGCATGAATATGATCAGAGACATGACAGTGAAGCAGCCACGTACCAGGGTTCCCAACCAACATCTCCACCATCTCAAAGGTCCCAGGGAACAGATCCACAACATCTGCTCTGTAGCTTTTCCCGTTCTGTCAAAGGGAAGGGAGCCTGTCAGCCTGCAGTGCTCTGTgcatcttttcagaaagaaaatcctgtCAGTGTCACTGGAGGCCACTACTGCAGTTTttaaagctcaaaaaaaaaaaagatttcaaagagCAGCTCCAGGGCTGTAGCTGGGAAAGCAAACACACTCTTGTAATCTCTAATCCTAAAAAGGGTTAATCTAGACAGCACAGTACAGAGGCTCAGTGGGTCAGATTCGGATGTGTAAAATCACATCCCTTTCCTAACTGGGTGAAGGCACTGTAAAGACATTCAAGAATTCAAGTCCATCGGAGTCAGTGGTCAGCCTCTGCTTTATCAGCAGCAGGATATTCTTACCTTGTATATGAAGGTCTCAGCATGAAAATGGACTGTGTGGACATCAACCTCCTGACCCAATCCCAGCAGGTACCAGTTTACCCACTCTCCCTGGAACATGGTCAGCCCAGGCAAGTTCGCATAAAGCCTCCCATTGATCGCTGTGCAGAAAGTAACATACAGGGAGAGTAGAAAAGGCTGTTACTGAAATGGTAAACATGCTGAACCATCTCAGAGGAAGAACATGCAGGGCAAATTAGATGCTACAAAGCTCACACAACACCAGTGCATCAGCAGTCCCCATATGACAGTCCCCCAAAAGTTTGCCAGTCTCTCTCCAGCTCAACTGCTTATCCGCTCTGTTAACAGATAGCAAAAGACTTGCATCCAAGCCATGCTGTAGCTCAGCTCAAATAAATCTCAAAAACTACCCTTTGATGAAAACCTGCAGTCAGTCAGCACAGGTGGTTGCTTCTACAAGTCAAGATGCATAAAACCAGCCTTCTTAGCCCTACAATAGGGAAATACATATCTATATACACATAAACCTTTGAACAATTTCCTTGCTGAACAATCAAAACGGGTAAATCCTGCCAAAGGGCAACCCTGTCATTCTATGTCTCATGCTGGCTGCACTCATTACACTCTGATCACTGATAAAATCACTACATGGCAGGACTTTATTTCACAATTAGCACAGccagaaggaaatgcagaaaagggaCTAAACAGTGAGTGAGCTGATTGCAATGGCACATACATGGAAGCTTTCACACTCTGGTGACAACAGAGGGAATAAAGCTGAAAGAGACATGATCTGAGGGCAGCAACACCCGTGTTTTACTCCCATATCTGCCATAGGCACTTCATGTAGCCAAAAACAAGCATTCAACTTCAGCACATTGGTTTTGCTAGCTATAATATTGGTTAACAATTATAACTTCATGGACAAGTACAGCTGGAGATTCTTTATATCACCTGTACAAAACCAGTAGTAATAACAGTACACAATGCATTCTTGTCTCCACAACTGCCAAGGGACTTGTTCTGCTGAGAATATTTAAATAGATCCAGATAATAgtatggagaaaaataatcataaataaCATATTAATTTAGAAAAGTGTGCTCACCCTCCTATGGTAGAAATAGCTTTTTGGTAATCAGCTAAAACAATTGAGCCATGTATTGCAGCCACATAGTTCAGCCAATTAATTTGAGATCTAACATATTCTAACGGTCCCAACacaaacagaatgaaattaatctgacaagttaatttcacattttatttcttgcccTGAGTTACTCAGACACATCCGAGAATAACCTCTCTAATCTGTATCTTGCTATTCCTCCCAACAGGGACAGCCATAACTATTAGCCTTCATTGTAGATCAAAGATTTGTGCTGTATACATGCTGCAATACGGAGAACAGAAGACAGCTTAATTCTGTTTGTGCCACTGACAACAGGAAAGGATGAGGGCATTCACTAGAAGTCAGGCTCCTGGCTTTTGGGTGAATGACTACTTATAGACATCACAGAGTCAACATCAACTTTGCATAGAGAGTAATGGGTCCTCAGGTACCTAAAAGGCATTACCATGCATTTTGTTGCTTTCCACAAATTTGTCATCCAGCAGGTTGATGTCCTTGTGATTTCCCTTACTGTAATGTTCCACATTCTCCTCCAAGTACCAAGACTTATTTTCATCAAAAAccaggaagagcagagcaaacTCCCTCTTTACATCCTTTCTGATCCCATTGGACTGCAGTGCCCCTCTCCGGCAGACCTTCAGGGGTCCAATCAGACCGCTGTACATATCCTAAtcagaatgaaggaaaaaaataatctctgagGCAAAGATCTTCTAATCCTCTCTTTTGTATGCAGCTCTTTGCCTTTCAgcaactgtattttctgttccctGTATCAGCCCTCTTAAAACAAATGGTGCTACTGTGCAAGTATTCTCACTTGAACATCAGCAACCAAAGCACAAGAACAGAGACTATACATGCTTGTATGAATGCAAATCCAAAAGTCATAAATATGAATGGATCTGTGACTGCAAAAACATCTGCAAACATCTGCAACTTGAGATAAAAAGGGAAGGATCTCTGGGTTGAATGTGATTGTTTATTGCAGGATCCTCCAAGGTTGTTTCCCTGTGAAATCAATGCTATGACAACTGATTCTAGCAATGCTCAAATCTTCCTGCTTTATCCGTGGGGCCTAATTTTGGGAATTTTGGataatttctgcctttctaGTTTAGCCCTATGGCTCTCACCAGTAGAAACCATGACTGACTGGGAGATGTTCTCAATATCCTGCAAGTAACTGAAGGAGGGCTATTGTCAATGCAACAGTGGAATTGTTTTATGAAGGCTTGtgttaggaaaaaataaggaCAAACATCCACACAAATCTGGAGGATTTCCTCTCCCATTAGAGTGTCGGACTGCTACCTTTCAGCTGGACCAATCCCTGAATTATATTCAGCTCACATTGTTTTCTGGAGGGCATTAAAAATGGCCTAATTGGGCTTTTCTGGTTCTAACTTCTGTTTTACCTTTACTGGGTCCACCGTGGAGTAGTAGATCCAAGGAACACAGGCTGAATCATTTGGCCCTGGACCAGCTCTCTCAGGAACTTCCCATCGGTAGGTCACAATGTTGCCTGTGCGACAGAGAAGCACCACTAACACCAGTGTGATACACACACTTGCCGGTCTGCTGAGCAGCATgcaaagcaagacaaaacaAGACCTTGTCTCCAAAGTGCAAATTCAATTCTGCTTGCATCAGACATTGCATCTTCTTTCCCCAAACACTCAAAGAGCAGGATGGAAGCTCCCCTttcacaagcaaagcagaggggTCACAGGATGCACATACTATCTGGTATCAGCACAACTGTTTTATCTGCCATCTCTGAAGGTGGACCTGACCAAGGAAGTTCCACCTCTTCAGTACAGATGGAGCTTGATGATCTTTCCTCTTTGAGGTATATCTATGATGCTCAttcaatttgttttcaaaattaatattttgcacACTAGCAATACGTGTCAAAGACAGGGCCCAACTGAAAACCTGTTTGTTGCTTAGACAGCCTGTGCAAGTTGAAGGGGACCAAAAATCACAGTCCAGATGCcaatttctgtaaaacagagcTATGATTTCAGTCAGAATCCTGGCATTCCTCCTATTCTGTACTATTTTCATGCCATTGTGcacatcacaaaaaaaaagcataggtCCCAAAGAAGAGGGGCAGGCTTCCTCCACCATGGGCAGTCAGCCCAGAGCTACCAAGGACTGACTGAGATGTGAACTGCCACCacctctcttcttcctgcagaCAGGCCACACTCagtcaaggagaaaaaagctgCACACAGAAAAGTTTGTGCTACACTTATCCTAGAAGTCAGAGCCGAGTATGAACTTCCAGGGCTGCCAATTCCCACACAAATGATACCATTAAAACCATGGTGAACCTGAAAGACCAGTTATTGTTAAGTTCCAGTTCTCTACCATAAGAAAACAAGTACTTTAAGCCTACTTAAGGAAACAGTCTAGCTACAGGGTAAAATTAGCTTCATAAGCCCATACAGGCATACAGCTGGAGACCAGTGACTTACCAGGGTTTGCTACTTGCAGCTGTCCTGCCTCTCTCTCCAGCACCCCATGTGCATGAACAGAGTAGGGCCGAGTGGCATTGTTCTTAAACACAATGTTGAGAATATCTCCTACTTCTGCCCACAGAAAAGGACCTTGAGATAGGAAGAATGTACTCTGAGACAAGCAAAATCCATCAACTTATCTCCTGAGGATATTCCCACCTCTCTCTCAACATCCTCTCACCACAATATATTCCCTTATAATATTTATGATGTTCCCCTCCCTCTTCTGGACCTTATCTCTACCCCACAAAAAGAACTGGAGGACAGTCCCAACTCAAGCAAGTGTTAGAAAACCAGACTGAGTTTCACAATGAGGTAAATGAAGGTTGTTATGCATTTTTAACTGTGCCCAGTACATCTAAGGCTTGATTTCTGAATACCACTATGCTAAACTCCGTATCTTGATCATTCCTTGCTGCTGGTTTCACAAAACACAGTAATATTCAATCTGGTCTGACAGCATCACAAATCGGAGCTGCAGCCTATTTTGAAGAGCATATACTGCCTCAGCCTTGCTGCTTTGCACCATAGTCCTGGGTTCATAACAGAGCTGTGCCTCCACAGACTTCCATCAGTCATCATAATGGGCTCCCCCACTTCCCAAGGCCTGCCTCCTTTTGCCCCAAAAGCATTTCTCTCACAGATTTTCACCTACATCTCTCAGACTGCCCTCTAGAAATCAGCAGTTCTACAGTCAGAGAAATGCAGACgtgaaaaatgctttgtctgagacaaaagaaaactaGTGCAAAGGCAGGCATGAGCAGCCAGCCTTTACTACAAGCTGTGTTCAGGGCTCTCTTCACTGCTGTCTCCAAAGCTGGCAGATGTGGATAGAAGACAGTCCAAGTTTCTCCTCGCTTGCAAACACACCAGATGCCTAATATCTAGGAGGCCTTCAGATTACAGCCCTTAGCCACTGAAGCTCTACAGTCCAAGTCCCACGGCTGTGTGAGTGGAAGATGTACCCTCTGCACGTATCCTTACCTAGTATCCCTAGGTGTTCATCACCATTTATCCTGTCCTTGGGGGTCTGGAAAGTACCGTCGGTGTACTCCCTGTAAACTGCTTTCTTGTACCTTGAGCCAAGCAGTCCGTTCTCATTGCTCAAAAATACATCGGCGTAGCTGAGAAATGCAGAATAGGTGCTGAGATACCCAAAAGCTCATGAGGAATAAACATCTAACTTGTGGCAGGGGTTCACTAGTTGAACGGGTTTCCCAGagacctgccctggctgcacaGGTGGGCACAgtggtgctgcagctccatcagcagcacctccagcaggATCATGTGCACCAGGTCACAAGATGGCCAAGATACCCAATAGGCTTCACCAAGGTCTACTGAGAAACTCTGCCAACGGCTTCCCCAGAAGATGGGCACTACCTCTTTGCAGAATGGTTGTGCCGTTCCCTCTCCCAGCTTCGGTCAGGCATGTAGTCCCACACCACCTCCTCTGCCACAATGTAGTATGTCCGCACCCTCTTGTACTGAGGGGCAGGTGCAGGATCCCTTTTTCCACACTTGGAAACGGAATAGTGTTCCCTCATCCCAGCCTGGTAGTGATTGCTTGTCTGGCAGTAGATCTCAAAAATCCCTGAGGGAGGCAGCACAAACAAGGAAATCGGTTACTGTTAAAGGTTCTAGGAAACAGCTGCTTGCCATGCAGCACTTGTGACTTGGCAGGCTTCagtatgtgtgtttgtgtatctATGCGTTTGTTTAGGGAGCTTGGTTGCCACAGGCCAAGATTAAAAGGGGTTGTTAAGAGAAATGAAGCAGGAATAGCACAAAAAAGTCCTACACAAAAACCATCTCTGTAGTCTTTCTTCTGCAATAACCAGCTTGAAACCAATAAAATGATATAACTGTGCTACCACTGCTGAGATGCTGATTAAGTAAAAGATCTAGCCTGCAAATGCTGAAGGGGAGGAGACAACTAGCAGCTGAGTCAGTCCATCACATTGTGTGATGACGACACAGTATTGTGTGCCTGTCCTGCAAACTGGGAAGACTGGGGCCTGTCAAACATGAATCTCTTCAAGCCATGGACAGGGGAATTAAGCTCTGGCAACTGTCTGCTACTTCAttctaaaatacatatttgcatGTTTCTATAGGTCACAAGCAGCAATGTCCATCGGGGCTGTTActacaaatatttaatagaaaGTGTCAGCCGAGAGAATCAGTCTGGGACAGTATCCTTTTATCTCCTGTTCTTCTCCAGAATCAGATGCAAATATAGGAGCTGTGACCTTGTAAATGGGACCAAACAGGATGTTAAAGCACAGCTCACCCAGTGAGAGTTTACACTGTGCTTAAGAATCAGCCACAGGAGCAAATACTACAAAGAGAGACTTTTCCTGCTGCTACGTTAGATGTGCAGGCACTTACCATTGTTATCAGGTTGCATGAATGCAGTAGCAAATGTGTGAGGGAACAGGTTTACTGAATCTGTCCGCATCCCATTCATCTGCAGGGTATTTCCCTGAAACACAGCTCCATGAACATCTGCTTCACTGCCCAAGCCCAGAAGGTGCCAGGACACATTGTCTCCTTCACACACATTCAGCCCAGGCAAGTTACCAAACATGAGTCCATTGATAGCTGCAAAGGAGAGAACAATTAACTCTCTGCAGGTAGGCACCAGCCAAGAGATTCATTTTGCGCATACATTTTGACAGGGCAGGCCTGTCAGTGGAGATGCAGCTTGCTTGTAATTCACCCCCGAATATACTCAGAACATGCTTCCTGAGACAGCTGCGCTTCTTGTCCCACATCCATCCCACACCCCAGCCACTGCCCCCAGCCTCACCAGATTTCAGGCCAATACAACACAGCCATTCCAGCTTCCCAGCTCAATCTTTAGGTGAAAAACTGCCCCATGTCCTGCAGGTGCATTCCTGCTATATGCAGAACAGCATCAGGCCATACCATGCATCCTGTTTGATTCCTCGAAGCCATCATCCTTTTTCACAGAAGTCTCTTCCATCCTCAAATAGTACCTtatgtttgcatttaaatacCAGCTGAGGTTCTCATCAAACACGCTGAAGAGAAGGTAAAA is a genomic window containing:
- the HEPH gene encoding hephaestin isoform X2, whose amino-acid sequence is MGLFWLLLLYIHVLRPLFAGGVTRVYYLGIHEVDWNYAPTGKNVLSNQSIAHNLASTFLHPGKDRVGSTYKKSVYKQHTDSTYTTEIPKPGWLGFLGPIIRAEVGDTIKVHLKNFASRPYTIHPHGVFYEKDSEGSLYPDMSPQDQKKDDAVFPGGSYTYTWTVPKDHSPTADDPNCLTWIYHSHVDAPKDIASGLIGPLLTCKKGILTGSSQRRQDVDIDFFLMFSVVDENLSWYLDENIASFCTDPGSVDKEDEEFQDSNKMHAINGYVFGNLPEVTMCAGDYVSWHLFGMGNEIDVHTAYFHGETLNIRGHRTDVASLFPATFVTADMIPSNPGRWLLSCQINDHIQAGMGALYEVRPCSRQAPASTLEGRVRKYYIAAKEVQWDYGPSGLDQSSGKLLSEAGRPAEQFFKRSTYRIGGVYWKAKYVEYTDESFREEKQQSEEEKHLGILGPVIKAEVGDTILVTFVNKASWPFSIQPHGVYYGKAWEGMRYHDGLSQNGVSVAPLHNFTYRWTVPKHVGPTSSDPPCLTWMYSSAANPIKDPSSGLVGPLVICKPGTLDSNGKQKGIDKEFYLLFSVFDENLSWYLNANIRYYLRMEETSVKKDDGFEESNRMHAINGLMFGNLPGLNVCEGDNVSWHLLGLGSEADVHGAVFQGNTLQMNGMRTDSVNLFPHTFATAFMQPDNNGIFEIYCQTSNHYQAGMREHYSVSKCGKRDPAPAPQYKRVRTYYIVAEEVVWDYMPDRSWERERHNHSAKSYADVFLSNENGLLGSRYKKAVYREYTDGTFQTPKDRINGDEHLGILGPFLWAEVGDILNIVFKNNATRPYSVHAHGVLEREAGQLQVANPGNIVTYRWEVPERAGPGPNDSACVPWIYYSTVDPVKDMYSGLIGPLKVCRRGALQSNGIRKDVKREFALLFLVFDENKSWYLEENVEHYSKGNHKDINLLDDKFVESNKMHAINGRLYANLPGLTMFQGEWVNWYLLGLGQEVDVHTVHFHAETFIYKNGKSYRADVVDLFPGTFEMVEMLVGNPGTWLLHCHVSDHIHAGMEILFTVLPRPEPEPEVIHYSAELLPEDKDESQKIMLFGAKLAPGQIEATVITLAVAGIVLLLVACFLLGVVVYLERQKKLRRNRRSILDDGFKLMSKKNSEL
- the HEPH gene encoding hephaestin isoform X1, with the protein product MGLFWLLLLYIHVLRPLFAGGVTRVYYLGIHEVDWNYAPTGKNVLSNQSIAHNLRASTFLHPGKDRVGSTYKKSVYKQHTDSTYTTEIPKPGWLGFLGPIIRAEVGDTIKVHLKNFASRPYTIHPHGVFYEKDSEGSLYPDMSPQDQKKDDAVFPGGSYTYTWTVPKDHSPTADDPNCLTWIYHSHVDAPKDIASGLIGPLLTCKKGILTGSSQRRQDVDIDFFLMFSVVDENLSWYLDENIASFCTDPGSVDKEDEEFQDSNKMHAINGYVFGNLPEVTMCAGDYVSWHLFGMGNEIDVHTAYFHGETLNIRGHRTDVASLFPATFVTADMIPSNPGRWLLSCQINDHIQAGMGALYEVRPCSRQAPASTLEGRVRKYYIAAKEVQWDYGPSGLDQSSGKLLSEAGRPAEQFFKRSTYRIGGVYWKAKYVEYTDESFREEKQQSEEEKHLGILGPVIKAEVGDTILVTFVNKASWPFSIQPHGVYYGKAWEGMRYHDGLSQNGVSVAPLHNFTYRWTVPKHVGPTSSDPPCLTWMYSSAANPIKDPSSGLVGPLVICKPGTLDSNGKQKGIDKEFYLLFSVFDENLSWYLNANIRYYLRMEETSVKKDDGFEESNRMHAINGLMFGNLPGLNVCEGDNVSWHLLGLGSEADVHGAVFQGNTLQMNGMRTDSVNLFPHTFATAFMQPDNNGIFEIYCQTSNHYQAGMREHYSVSKCGKRDPAPAPQYKRVRTYYIVAEEVVWDYMPDRSWERERHNHSAKSYADVFLSNENGLLGSRYKKAVYREYTDGTFQTPKDRINGDEHLGILGPFLWAEVGDILNIVFKNNATRPYSVHAHGVLEREAGQLQVANPGNIVTYRWEVPERAGPGPNDSACVPWIYYSTVDPVKDMYSGLIGPLKVCRRGALQSNGIRKDVKREFALLFLVFDENKSWYLEENVEHYSKGNHKDINLLDDKFVESNKMHAINGRLYANLPGLTMFQGEWVNWYLLGLGQEVDVHTVHFHAETFIYKNGKSYRADVVDLFPGTFEMVEMLVGNPGTWLLHCHVSDHIHAGMEILFTVLPRPEPEPEVIHYSAELLPEDKDESQKIMLFGAKLAPGQIEATVITLAVAGIVLLLVACFLLGVVVYLERQKKLRRNRRSILDDGFKLMSKKNSEL
- the HEPH gene encoding hephaestin isoform X3: MVFSMKRTLKDQKKDDAVFPGGSYTYTWTVPKDHSPTADDPNCLTWIYHSHVDAPKDIASGLIGPLLTCKKGILTGSSQRRQDVDIDFFLMFSVVDENLSWYLDENIASFCTDPGSVDKEDEEFQDSNKMHAINGYVFGNLPEVTMCAGDYVSWHLFGMGNEIDVHTAYFHGETLNIRGHRTDVASLFPATFVTADMIPSNPGRWLLSCQINDHIQAGMGALYEVRPCSRQAPASTLEGRVRKYYIAAKEVQWDYGPSGLDQSSGKLLSEAGRPAEQFFKRSTYRIGGVYWKAKYVEYTDESFREEKQQSEEEKHLGILGPVIKAEVGDTILVTFVNKASWPFSIQPHGVYYGKAWEGMRYHDGLSQNGVSVAPLHNFTYRWTVPKHVGPTSSDPPCLTWMYSSAANPIKDPSSGLVGPLVICKPGTLDSNGKQKGIDKEFYLLFSVFDENLSWYLNANIRYYLRMEETSVKKDDGFEESNRMHAINGLMFGNLPGLNVCEGDNVSWHLLGLGSEADVHGAVFQGNTLQMNGMRTDSVNLFPHTFATAFMQPDNNGIFEIYCQTSNHYQAGMREHYSVSKCGKRDPAPAPQYKRVRTYYIVAEEVVWDYMPDRSWERERHNHSAKSYADVFLSNENGLLGSRYKKAVYREYTDGTFQTPKDRINGDEHLGILGPFLWAEVGDILNIVFKNNATRPYSVHAHGVLEREAGQLQVANPGNIVTYRWEVPERAGPGPNDSACVPWIYYSTVDPVKDMYSGLIGPLKVCRRGALQSNGIRKDVKREFALLFLVFDENKSWYLEENVEHYSKGNHKDINLLDDKFVESNKMHAINGRLYANLPGLTMFQGEWVNWYLLGLGQEVDVHTVHFHAETFIYKNGKSYRADVVDLFPGTFEMVEMLVGNPGTWLLHCHVSDHIHAGMEILFTVLPRPEPEPEVIHYSAELLPEDKDESQKIMLFGAKLAPGQIEATVITLAVAGIVLLLVACFLLGVVVYLERQKKLRRNRRSILDDGFKLMSKKNSEL